CCGCTGCTGCTGCGCGGCAGCGTCGCAGACAACCTCACCTACGGGCTCAGGCTGCGCGGCCTCTGCCGCAGTGAGCAGCTGCACCGCTGCTCGTGGGCACTGCAGAGCGTCGGCCTCGCCGGCTTCGCGCAGCGCCCGGCAGGCGCGCTCTCGGGGGGCGAAACGCGACGCGTCGCACTCGCCCGGGCTCTGGCCCTGCAGCCGCGCGTGCTGCTGCTCGACGAACCGTTCGCCGGGCTCGACCCGCAGCAGGCCGGCTCCTTCGAATCGCTGCTCGGCAGCCTGCAGCGCCGCGGCCAGACCATTATTCTCACCACTCACGATCCGAAGCTGGCCGAACGCCTCGAAGCGCCCACCATCCACCTGCACGAGTGGCGCCTGGCAAACCAATCAACATCCTTGGAGAAACAGCAATGCCGACCTCGTTTGAAGATGCACGAAGCCTGATCCTCGATCACATCGAGCCGCTGCCGAGCGAGACGGTTCCGCTGCTCGAGTCCCTCGGTCGCGCCCTCGCCGCGCCGCTCGACGCGCCGCTCGAGCTGCCGCGCTTCGACAACTCGGCGATGGACGGCTACGCGGTGCGCAGCGAAGACTGCCGGCCGGGCGTGCGCCTCACGGTCTGCGGCACCATCCCGGCCGGCGGGCGTCCCGAACCGGCGGTGCCGGTCGGCGGCGCGGTGAAGATCATGACCGGCGCCCCCACTCCCCCGGGGTGCGACGCGATCGTCCCCTTCGAGGAGACCGACTCCGGCGAGGAGCTCGTGACTCTATATGGCCCCGTGAACAAGGGCGACCACATCCGCTATCGCGGCGAGGATATCGCCCTCGGCAGCCGGGTTCTTGCGGCGGGCGCCACCCTGCGCCCCCCCGAGATCAGCCTGCTCGCCTCCTTCGGCTGCCAGAGCGTCGAGGTGGTGCGCCGCGCCAAAGTAGCGATCCTCTCCACCGGCGACGAACTGGTCGAGGTCGGCGAACCGCTCGACGAGCGGACGGTCGTCAACAGCAACTCCTGGTCGCTCGCCGCGTCGGTCAAGGAGCTCGGCGGCGAGCCGGTGATGCTCGGCATCGCCCGCGACAACCGCGACAGCCTCCTCGAGAAACTGAGCGAGGGTCTGCAGTACGACGCCCTGATCACCTCGGCGGGAGTGAGCGCCGGCGACCGCGACCTGGTGCGCGAGGTGCTCGACGAGCTCGGGGTGAAGCAGCACTTCTGGAAGGTCGACATCAAGCCGGGGCGCCCGACCGCTTTCGCCAGCCGCGAGGCGGTGCCGGTCTTCGCCCTGCCGGGCAACCCGGTCTCGACCATGATCACTTTTGAGGAGTTCGTGCGCCCGGCGCTGCTTCAGATGATGGGCCACCGCGCCGTACTCAAGCCGCTGATCAAGGTCGCCCTCGCCGAGGCGACCCGCAAAAAGCCGGGGCGCGTGCAGTTCATGCGGGTGGCGGTCTCCTCGGGTCCGGACGGGCTGCGCATGGTCAGCAGCGGCGACCAGAACACCGGCATCCTGGGCACCATGCTGCGCGCCAACGCCATCGCCGTCCTGCCGGCCGAGCGCGACGACTTCGCCGCCGGCGAAGCGGTCGACGTCCACCTGCTCGGCCCGGCCGCCGCGCTGCTCGCCTCGTGAGAAAGGGGAAAAACATGACCACACCGGCCGTCTCGTTCGTCGCCAAGTCGGGGACCGGCAAGACCACCCTTTTGGAGAAGGTCGTCGCCGAGCTGAAAAGGCGCGAATACAAAGTTGGGACCGTCAAGCACGGCGCCCACCACTTCGATATCGACCATCCCGGAAAAGACAGTTTCCGGATGGCGGCGGCCGGTGCCGATACCGTGCTGATCACCTCCAAAGACAAGTTGGCCCTGATCCGGAAACACCGGGTCGAACCGCCCCTGAAGGAGCTTATCGAGGCCCATTTCACCGACATGGATATCGTACTGGTGGAGGGCTTTAAACAGAACGACCTGCCCAAGGTAGAAGTGCATCGGCAGGATCGCCGTTAAACGATGCTCTGCCGGGGAGAGAAATACGATTCCAGCCTCGTGGCGGTCGCCAGCGATGAGCCTTTGCCTATCGATGTACCGGTTCTTGACCTCAACGATCCCGGTCAGGTGGCTGACTTCATCGTGAAAACATTTCTGTCGAAGATGCCGCGACAGGTCCGTGCCCGACAATAGGGGTTTTCATGCAACTATTTGATTCTTATCACAGGAAAATCGGCTACCTGCGCCTGTCCGTCACGGACCTGTGCAACCTGCGCTGTCGTTACTGCATGCCCGCCGATGGGGTCCCCAAGGTCAGCCAC
Above is a genomic segment from Desulfuromonas sp. containing:
- a CDS encoding ABC transporter ATP-binding protein; its protein translation is MIPLYRLENLTFRYGSRTALAIGALEIPAEALLCVTGANGAGKSTLLQLLALLQTPSSGRVWVDGRPVPPRGRARRELRRSITLVHQQPLLLRGSVADNLTYGLRLRGLCRSEQLHRCSWALQSVGLAGFAQRPAGALSGGETRRVALARALALQPRVLLLDEPFAGLDPQQAGSFESLLGSLQRRGQTIILTTHDPKLAERLEAPTIHLHEWRLANQSTSLEKQQCRPRLKMHEA
- the glp gene encoding gephyrin-like molybdotransferase Glp; translation: MPTSFEDARSLILDHIEPLPSETVPLLESLGRALAAPLDAPLELPRFDNSAMDGYAVRSEDCRPGVRLTVCGTIPAGGRPEPAVPVGGAVKIMTGAPTPPGCDAIVPFEETDSGEELVTLYGPVNKGDHIRYRGEDIALGSRVLAAGATLRPPEISLLASFGCQSVEVVRRAKVAILSTGDELVEVGEPLDERTVVNSNSWSLAASVKELGGEPVMLGIARDNRDSLLEKLSEGLQYDALITSAGVSAGDRDLVREVLDELGVKQHFWKVDIKPGRPTAFASREAVPVFALPGNPVSTMITFEEFVRPALLQMMGHRAVLKPLIKVALAEATRKKPGRVQFMRVAVSSGPDGLRMVSSGDQNTGILGTMLRANAIAVLPAERDDFAAGEAVDVHLLGPAAALLAS